DNA from Elaeis guineensis isolate ETL-2024a chromosome 2, EG11, whole genome shotgun sequence:
GGGCCATACCACCTATACTTGGTGGTCACTGTACTGCATCAGTAATGAACCAATACTCGGTAGGAGGTGTACTAAGTGTTGGTACCAACCAATATGTGGTATGGGGTGTACCAAGTGTTGGTACGTATCGACTTGTACCGACATTATACCAGCATAATACTGATATGGTGACTGAAAATGCTACTGCAAACCATGTTTTATTTTCTTGGTACAAGaaccaatgcctatttagattaaaattataatgtTGTTATTTCAGCACTAGTTTAGGTCATTTTTTTGTCCTTGTTTAGCTATGGCATTTACTATTACCATGTGATTATATGTTTCGGTAGATATTTCTGCTAATACTCTGataggaaaataattttttcacctAGGTTTTAAGTCCTGGCAGGACAGGGGGTGTTCGGCCGTTTTGGTCCATTTCTGTGAGAAAACAAGACCAAGATGGGGTTGGGACTCCAAAACTTATCTATGTaggtaaagaagaaaaaaagaaaataaaggaaggaaagatgaagtAAAAGAAaactgaaaggaaagaagaagaaataagaaagaagcaaaggaaggaaggaaggaagaaaaagaatgaaagcaaggaaagaaggaagaaaggaaaaggaaagaaagagagaagcaaaGGAAggcataagaaaaagaaagaaaaagaaagaaatagaaagaggaaagaaaggaaggtaagggaaaaaaattgaagaaagaaggaagaaagaaaagcaagaagaaaaagaaagaaagaaaaataaaggaaaggaaggtaaagaagaaggggagagagatggAGGGTATCTATGGGATTCTTGATCGGGATTGCCATTGGGATAGGGTAGATAGTGGGGTGTTCTTTGTATGGAGAAATCAGGACACCCTTATCCCACGAGATTTAAAACGTTGGTTTTCACTGAGATTGTCTAACCTATCCATTGAGTTCTTTGGGTGGTCATTCCTAGAAGAAGCTACTTCCTTGAGTATTAGTCTgccttttgaaaaattttgatcgtATTTGTTCTTCTTAGTTTTGTCTTGTTATTCAGTTCCTAGAAGAACTTATTTTACTCTTTTATTGTTTTGTTTTTTCAATAGCATTTTCCTATTTACCTGGTTCCTTTTTCTTCCATTTTCTGCATGTATTTGTATTGATGATTCTGCGAAACATTTTAGGTGTATATGTTGGGATTACTATAGGCACAGATATGTCCAACTTGCCATCAGCATCAGATATAGTATCAATTCTTAAAGCTCAGCGCATCAAACATGTACGGTTGTTTGATACGGACCATCAAATGCTGAATGCTCTTGCAAATACTGGAATAGAGGTTATGGTTGGGGTTCCCAATGATCAATTACTAAGTATTGGACAATCACGAACGGTGGCAGCTGATTGGATCAACAAAAACGTTGCTGCCTTTGTTCCAGCGACCAACATTACTTATATTGCTGTTGGCAATGAGGTCCTCTCCACCATCCCAAATGCTTCTTTTGTTCTTGTCCCAGCAATGAAATTCCTCCAGTCTGCTCTTGTGGCTGCAAACCTTAATTTCCTGGTGAAAGTTTCAAGCCCCCAATCCATGGATGTCATGCCAAAATCATTTCCCCCCTTCACAGCCACCTTCAATTCAACATGGAACTCAGTAATGTATGAGTATCTCCAGTTCTTGAAGAATACAggatcttccttcatgctaaATGCGCAGCCATACTATGGTTACACCAAAGGACATGGTATCTTCCCAATAGACTATGCGCTATTCCGGGCATTCAATCCGAACAATCAGATCGTGGATCCCAATACAAATTTCTACTACACCAATATGTTTGATGCAATGGTTGATGCTGCTTATTACTCCATGGAAGCACTCAAATTTTCTGACATTCCTGTTATTGTGACGGCAACTGGGTGGCCATGGCTTGGTGGGTCAAATGAGCCTGATGCTACTGTTGACAACGCATTGGCCTACAATAGCAATCTGATCCGCCATGTGCTAAATGGTTCCGGAACACCAAGTCGACCAAACGCACCAGTTAACACATATATCCATGAGTTGTTTAATGAGGACCTCCGGCCCGGGCCTATTTCTGAGAAGAGCTGGGGTGTATTCTTTCCAAATGGGACTACTGTATATTCTTTGAGATTTGAGCATTTATCTGACCCAAATGCAGATTCAGCAGGGTTGGTTGGAGTGTTCTGTATAGCAAATTCTAGTGCGGACGTCAATGAATTGAAGAAAGGTTTGGACTGGGCTTGTGGGGCTGGTTCAGCAAACTGTAGTGCTATCCAGCCAGGGCAGCCATGCTATGAATCTGATAATCTTGTAGTCGTTGCTTCCTATGCTTACAATGATTATTACCATAGAACGCAGGCAAATGGCGGGACCTGCAATTTTAACAACACAGCCATGATTACCACCACAGATCCCAGTAAGTTTTTGCATACTTTCTTGCAACTTTAACAACAGAGCCATTGCTTCTTAATGTAACAAAGCTTGCATATGGATATCTGCTATGCTGGCATCTTTATCTTGCTCTTTGTCTTGCTCATGGATGAGAATCGGGAAAAGCCATCCTCTCGGTTCTTCGGTTCATGTCAATCAGCCATCATACATTAATTTAACCAACAAGCTGTAGCTGCCACTGCTTTGCTTCTATTATCACCTATTCACCAGCAGTCCCTTCTGCATCACTCATGATGTTATTGTTATCATTaccctctctctcttcacatgctgcCTTCTTTCTTTGCTTGTCacgtctcctcctcctccatggGCATCCTTCTGGCATTGCTTCTTGTTATGCCGAGGATCTAGATCAAAGGTTATTAGAGCAAACTGAGAACACATACAAGGGACAGATTTACTTTGTTCAGCTTATGGCTTATATCTGTTGGCGGAGATGATTGAAGAAAGCCAACTAACATCAGAGAGTAGAAAGATGAGGGGAAAACCTAATGCAAA
Protein-coding regions in this window:
- the LOC105054662 gene encoding glucan endo-1,3-beta-glucosidase 4; amino-acid sequence: MLPEKWKGGSLLLLFFLFSNVSGVYVGITIGTDMSNLPSASDIVSILKAQRIKHVRLFDTDHQMLNALANTGIEVMVGVPNDQLLSIGQSRTVAADWINKNVAAFVPATNITYIAVGNEVLSTIPNASFVLVPAMKFLQSALVAANLNFLVKVSSPQSMDVMPKSFPPFTATFNSTWNSVMYEYLQFLKNTGSSFMLNAQPYYGYTKGHGIFPIDYALFRAFNPNNQIVDPNTNFYYTNMFDAMVDAAYYSMEALKFSDIPVIVTATGWPWLGGSNEPDATVDNALAYNSNLIRHVLNGSGTPSRPNAPVNTYIHELFNEDLRPGPISEKSWGVFFPNGTTVYSLRFEHLSDPNADSAGLVGVFCIANSSADVNELKKGLDWACGAGSANCSAIQPGQPCYESDNLVVVASYAYNDYYHRTQANGGTCNFNNTAMITTTDPSHGSCIFAGSSGSNNTSGDVAFAPVSPSSGATTLQILCVTYLISIILFFLV